A single genomic interval of Suncus etruscus isolate mSunEtr1 chromosome 10, mSunEtr1.pri.cur, whole genome shotgun sequence harbors:
- the LOC126020142 gene encoding skin secretory protein xP2-like, producing MCVCIWRYTPRTCPGVRLRVCVCVRHVCACVDAPRDPVKGPLPWGSPPPSLLPELRVPEAAAAAGAPRQEAAPELEARGLAPRPSLLPSFRPCFPGARARARARARGDWAAPSSLRLGPLARPAGRVGGNASERARSEERGARRAGGGGVVAGAAPRGRAGESARAQDGGAAAAAAAPAPAPQGGEGRRPAPPSAAFPRLAACRPPSPPPPPPTAASASAAAAAAALAPPPRPPPRAPAPPTGPGPSRAPPLSLSVTPTRACASHQFPAPPTRPSRVRLPQLFFPSPAHPLRTRLPQSPPLARASPTLALRPSRVHLPQSSSPPLPPAGLFHSRPPPSGGTDSRSPRARAYAPTVARRARLSPGKAGRRPLRRARFARPRPLQPRAQPLSWLDAPQAAPGFGGRGACALSRFRVVQAQAQSRVSP from the exons atgtgtgtgtgtatatggagATACACCCCGCGAACCTGCCCGGGTGTGcgtctgcgtgtgtgtgtgtgcgtacgACATGTGTGCGCGTGTGTGGATGCACCCCGCGACCCTGTCAAGGGCCCCCTTCCCTGGGGCTCCCCTCCCCCAAGCTTACTCCCAGAGCTCCGGGTCcctgaggcggcggcggcggcgggcgctcCCAGGCAGGAGGCAGCGCCGGAACTGGAGGCCCGAGGCTTAGCTCCCcgtccttccttgcttccttccttccgtccttgcTTCCCGGGCGCGcgagcccgagcccgagcccgagcccgagGGGACTGGGCCGCCCCCTCCAGCCTCCGCCTCGGCCCCCTCGCCCGCCCCGCCGGGCGTGTGGGCGGAAatgcgagcgagcgagcgaggagCGAGGAGCGAGGAGCGAggcgcgcggggggggggggcgtcgtGGCTGGAGCAGCTCCCCGCGGCCGAGCGGGCGAGAGCGCGAGAGCCCAAGATggcggcgcggcggcggcggcggcggctccagctccagctccacaGGGCGGAGAGGGACGAAGGCCCGCGCCTCCCTCCGCCGCTTTCCCGCGCCTCGCGgcgt GCCGCCCCCCTTCCCCGCCCCCACCGCCGCCAACCGCCGCCTCAGcctcggccgccgccgccgccgccgccctcgCCCCGCCCCCTCGCCCGCCGCCCCGTGCGCCTGCGCCTCCCACAGGCCCCGGCCCCTCGCGCGCTCCGCCCTTAAGCCTCTCGGTCACGCCCACTCGCGCATGCGCCTCCCACCAATTTCCCGCCCCGCCCACTCGACCCTCGCGCGTGCgcctcccacaattatttttccCCTCGCCCGCCCACCCCTTGCGCACGCGCCTCCCACAATCTCCGCCCCTCGCGCGTGCGTCTCCCACACTCGCCCTCCGCCCCTCGCGCGTGCACCTCCCACaatcctcctctcctcccctccctcccgcGGGACTGTTCCATTCGCGTCCGCCGCCGAGCGGGGGAACGGACTCCAGGTCGCCGCGCGCGCGGGCGTACGCGCCGACAGTTGCTCGTCGCGCCCGGCTCTCGCCGGGAAAGGCAGGCCGACGGCCTCTGAGACGCGCGCGATTCGCTCGCCCCCGCCCTCTTCAGCCGCGCGCGCAACCCCTGAGCTGGCTGGACGCCCCTCAGGCGGCCCCGGGCTTTGGAGGCCGCGGCGCCTGCGCGTTGAGTCGCTTCCGGGTTGTCCAGGCGCAGGCGCAGAGCCGGGTCTCCCCCTAA